A genomic region of Pseudomonadota bacterium contains the following coding sequences:
- a CDS encoding TolC family protein, giving the protein MTAPHARAPGLRSSWRVWRRRRPRRGRRPASPSPAQPSSSSAASTPVPAEAVLPLDSALQIAVKGNRSLENSRLEVVKETKNAKAFRANQLPVVQLEAKASELLTPVGVNFNQGAFGIYPGIGPIPANNVQITTTPKLTTYFVVALRQPVAQLPRIGLAARVKEINVALAAEEVRAQRDSLRTDVKRAYYAILQTEASLEAALDNLRFQQELNRTIADKYQQKTVLRTDLLEAQRRLADAEFDVQQQRDALATNKSQLNLLLARDIHTPFEVQQVGESPITQRTLPELEKLALAQRPQLHQAALKVRQAELDRRITAAQYAPDLDLAVTYLQPANMALAPGSYITVGAEMKWIPITWGKVDNEIQAKTQAVLQARNNEKQLSDQVLVEVGSLYRTVHTDLERVRAAKMSLEAAREALRVARVRYGQKAVLLQDVYDAVTRVASATRGYLDAVLALDIAQAELEQAIGEDE; this is encoded by the coding sequence GTGACCGCGCCGCACGCGCGTGCTCCTGGGTTGCGCTCGTCCTGGCGTGTCTGGCGACGACGCCGGCCACGGCGGGGCCGAAGACCGGCGAGCCCCTCTCCCGCGCAGCCGTCGTCTTCCTCCGCAGCATCGACGCCGGTGCCCGCCGAGGCCGTGCTCCCCCTCGACAGCGCCCTCCAGATCGCCGTGAAGGGCAATCGAAGCCTCGAGAACAGCCGCCTCGAGGTGGTCAAGGAGACCAAGAACGCAAAGGCGTTCCGCGCCAACCAGCTCCCCGTGGTGCAGCTCGAGGCCAAGGCGAGCGAGCTGCTCACCCCGGTCGGCGTGAACTTCAATCAGGGGGCGTTCGGCATCTATCCCGGGATCGGCCCCATCCCCGCCAACAACGTGCAGATCACCACAACCCCGAAGCTCACCACCTACTTCGTGGTGGCCCTGCGACAGCCCGTGGCTCAGCTGCCGCGCATCGGCCTTGCCGCGCGGGTGAAGGAGATCAACGTGGCGCTGGCCGCCGAAGAGGTGCGCGCCCAGCGCGACAGCCTCCGGACCGACGTGAAGCGCGCCTACTACGCCATCTTGCAGACCGAGGCGTCGCTCGAGGCGGCCCTCGACAACCTGCGCTTCCAGCAGGAGCTCAACCGCACCATCGCCGACAAGTACCAGCAGAAGACCGTGCTGCGCACCGATCTGCTCGAGGCCCAGCGCCGCCTGGCCGACGCCGAGTTCGATGTGCAGCAGCAGCGCGACGCCCTCGCCACCAACAAGTCGCAGCTCAACCTGCTGCTCGCGCGCGACATCCACACGCCCTTCGAGGTGCAGCAGGTCGGCGAGAGCCCCATCACGCAGCGCACGCTGCCCGAGCTCGAGAAGCTGGCCCTGGCGCAGCGCCCGCAGCTCCACCAGGCCGCGCTGAAGGTGCGCCAGGCCGAGCTCGATCGCCGCATCACAGCGGCCCAGTACGCCCCAGACCTCGACCTCGCCGTCACCTACCTGCAGCCCGCGAACATGGCCCTCGCGCCCGGGTCGTACATCACCGTGGGCGCCGAGATGAAGTGGATCCCCATCACCTGGGGCAAGGTCGACAACGAGATCCAGGCCAAGACGCAAGCCGTGCTGCAGGCCCGGAACAATGAGAAGCAGCTGAGCGACCAGGTGCTGGTCGAGGTGGGGAGCCTGTACCGCACGGTGCACACCGACCTCGAGCGGGTGCGCGCCGCGAAGATGAGCCTCGAAGCCGCCCGCGAGGCATTGCGCGTGGCTCGGGTGCGCTACGGCCAGAAGGCCGTTCTGCTGCAAGATGTCTATGATGCCGTGACCCGCGTGGCCAGTGCCACCCGTGGCTATCTCGACGCGGTGCTCGCCCTCGACATCGCGCAGGCCGAGCTCGAACAGGCGATTGGGGAAGACGAATGA
- a CDS encoding efflux RND transporter periplasmic adaptor subunit, producing the protein MQTLLLSGALLASGCKEKPKPETSLPVVSTQPVAQVALSAARQRYAATLAPYTQTNLNFENSAYVERIMMVPRNGSTVLVDAGDTLREGEVLARQDASEFEAKAAQAKASVKQAQAGVAESQSKLQQAMASLTQAQENYSAAIDKAMQARAARRQAVAGLAKATAQREETRKAFERATVLYHEEAQTKPEYDRDLANYEKALADVAGARAQIAQTTEEIAAADAQARTAKAQITSAEAQVSAAQQGVDAAQAQLEGAKANQARADIALGHCTLRMPTDGVLVQRNVAPGSLVGPGSTAFVVADLSRMKAVFGVPDTEVDHLKVGTDVKMVMDAFPGTLFKGRVSSISPSADSKGRVFDVAVMIDNPERRLKNGMIAKIELESAGPKRDAIVVPLTALMRSPTNMDAYAVMVVADENGKTVAHIRDVKLGRTTGNLVEVTQGLDIKDRIVVGGSNLVPDGAAVTVQ; encoded by the coding sequence ATGCAGACCCTGCTGCTCTCCGGCGCGCTGCTTGCCAGCGGCTGCAAGGAGAAGCCCAAGCCTGAGACATCGCTCCCCGTCGTGAGCACGCAGCCGGTGGCCCAGGTGGCCCTCTCGGCCGCTCGGCAGCGCTACGCCGCCACCCTCGCCCCCTATACACAGACCAACCTCAACTTTGAGAACAGCGCCTACGTCGAGCGCATCATGATGGTGCCGCGCAACGGCAGCACGGTACTCGTCGACGCGGGTGACACCCTGCGCGAAGGCGAGGTGCTGGCACGCCAGGACGCCAGCGAGTTCGAGGCCAAGGCGGCCCAGGCCAAGGCCAGCGTCAAGCAGGCCCAGGCCGGCGTCGCCGAGTCGCAGTCGAAGCTGCAGCAGGCCATGGCCTCCCTCACCCAGGCCCAGGAGAACTACAGCGCGGCCATCGACAAGGCCATGCAGGCGCGCGCAGCACGCCGTCAGGCCGTGGCAGGTCTGGCCAAGGCCACGGCGCAGCGCGAGGAGACGCGCAAAGCGTTCGAGCGCGCCACCGTTCTCTACCACGAGGAGGCGCAGACCAAGCCCGAATACGATCGCGACCTCGCCAACTACGAGAAGGCCCTGGCCGACGTGGCCGGCGCGCGGGCACAGATCGCCCAGACCACCGAGGAGATCGCCGCCGCTGACGCCCAGGCACGCACCGCGAAGGCCCAGATCACCAGCGCCGAAGCGCAGGTGTCGGCAGCGCAGCAAGGCGTCGATGCCGCACAGGCACAGCTCGAGGGAGCGAAGGCCAACCAGGCGCGCGCCGACATCGCCCTCGGCCACTGCACCCTGCGCATGCCCACCGACGGAGTGCTGGTGCAGCGCAACGTGGCGCCGGGATCGCTTGTGGGACCCGGTTCGACGGCGTTCGTGGTGGCTGACCTGAGCCGCATGAAGGCGGTGTTCGGGGTGCCCGACACCGAGGTCGACCACCTGAAGGTGGGCACCGACGTGAAGATGGTGATGGATGCCTTCCCCGGGACGCTCTTCAAGGGCCGGGTCTCGAGCATCTCGCCGTCGGCCGACTCGAAGGGCCGCGTGTTCGACGTGGCCGTGATGATCGACAACCCGGAGCGCAGGCTGAAGAACGGCATGATCGCCAAGATCGAGCTCGAGAGCGCCGGCCCGAAGCGTGACGCCATCGTGGTCCCGCTCACCGCCCTGATGCGCTCCCCCACGAACATGGACGCCTACGCGGTGATGGTGGTGGCCGACGAGAACGGCAAGACCGTTGCGCACATCCGCGACGTGAAGCTCGGTCGCACCACCGGCAACCTGGTCGAGGTCACCCAGGGGCTCGACATCAAGGACCGCATCGTGGTGGGCGGCAGCAACCTCGTTCCGGACGGCGCCGCCGTCACTGTGCAGTAG
- a CDS encoding efflux RND transporter permease subunit — MSHAHLSDAEIVAHSHNNIPKFCVDYVQVTWVLLILCFAWGYVGYTSMPQRKDPDVPVRVAVANCSWPGATAEQVEQQITYKIEQAINQNAYVKDTFSTSVTGSTCVHVELEDKTRDTREQFSDINLKLQNVSGLPQGAGPIQFNGDFGDTAALMLTVASPVMTDKDLGPRTFALEKAIRAARARNRKGGPDEQPFTVVVNFPTTTATKVVQGPANMFASYLLTENVATHVEILHGLGYVAFDGVTKLSDKDLIDALRSFIRNRMQALQIHPDAWEPCVIRDPSTTAREMAAVAGPKYTYKELDDFTDVMQRALRTPEIVSKVQRSGVQQQTVYLDYSQDRLAAYGLKPSNLQDVMGAANITMSGGQMQVDNAQVTVYPSGQFKTPDDIANLVVGLTNGGVPVYLHDVATVVPAYLDPPQFVTYLTRKNDKGDWQRLRAITLAVQMKSGRKINDFGPIIDRIMAKALKTLPSDLIVDKTSNQPQQVEQKVDLLMVSLVKAVILVVIVSAIGFWDLRSALLMALSVPITLSMTFGMMYFLGIDLQQVSIATLIIALGLLVDDPVVAGDAIKAHMGMGLDKKVAAWLGPTKLATATTFATITNIVAYLPFLGITGDTGVYLYSLPVVMTCSLVASRVASMTFVPFLGYIMLRPVPEPPVEEMRKQPFYAAYIKVVTWAIHHRVKMTIGGLVFLVSGIFVLSKLPTQFFPYDLNPLFYIDVWTPENASLAVTNTAARRAEKMVMETAAEFTKEHKLKEDLLHSVATYVGGGSPRFWSSLSPQQAQLNYAQVTVQLTDQELTTRFVNTLQQKMAHIDPGVTYDVRQLQVGKPVDMPIQIRILGEDIETLRKLTAQCKAMLRAQPLATRIRDDWGVDSFSVTLDTDATRANMSGFTNYDVATSSYAGLTGSSVGAMRVDRNVIPINTRLVLDERSQLSDIDRLYISAHEGTQKVPVAQLSQVGYKMQTSRIQRRWQQRCVTVGAFPVPGHLSSEVMKAIKPELDKFIATLPTGCWVYIDGEKRNQDDGFKNLVGVMMVSILMIYLALVAQFKNAFKPFIVAAAVPFGMVGAVFGLAIMRTPFGFMAFLGIISLMGVIVSHIIVLFDFIEEAHAKGDDFEQSLLDAGIMRLRPVMITVGATITALFPLGAWPRSSPCCWCRSSTPSS, encoded by the coding sequence GTGTCGCACGCCCACCTGTCCGATGCGGAGATCGTGGCGCACAGCCACAACAACATCCCCAAGTTCTGCGTCGACTACGTGCAGGTCACGTGGGTGCTGCTCATCCTCTGCTTTGCGTGGGGCTACGTGGGCTACACGAGCATGCCCCAGCGCAAGGACCCCGATGTGCCCGTGCGCGTCGCCGTGGCCAACTGCAGCTGGCCCGGCGCCACCGCCGAGCAGGTCGAGCAGCAGATCACCTACAAGATCGAGCAGGCCATCAACCAGAACGCCTACGTCAAGGACACGTTCTCGACCTCGGTGACCGGCAGCACGTGCGTGCACGTCGAGCTCGAGGACAAGACCCGTGACACCCGGGAGCAGTTCAGCGACATCAACCTGAAGCTGCAGAACGTGAGCGGCCTGCCACAAGGCGCGGGGCCCATCCAGTTCAACGGCGACTTCGGCGACACCGCCGCCCTCATGCTGACCGTGGCCAGCCCGGTGATGACCGACAAGGATCTCGGCCCCCGCACGTTCGCCCTCGAGAAGGCCATTCGCGCGGCACGGGCAAGAAACCGGAAGGGTGGGCCGGACGAGCAGCCGTTCACCGTCGTGGTGAACTTCCCCACCACCACCGCCACCAAGGTGGTGCAGGGACCGGCCAACATGTTCGCCAGCTACCTGCTCACCGAGAACGTGGCCACCCACGTCGAGATCCTCCACGGGCTCGGCTACGTCGCGTTCGACGGGGTCACGAAGCTCTCCGACAAGGACCTCATCGACGCGTTGCGCAGCTTCATTCGCAACCGCATGCAGGCGCTGCAGATCCATCCGGACGCCTGGGAGCCCTGCGTGATCCGCGACCCCTCCACCACTGCCAGGGAGATGGCTGCGGTGGCCGGCCCCAAGTACACCTACAAGGAGCTCGATGACTTCACCGACGTGATGCAGCGCGCGCTGCGCACCCCGGAGATCGTCTCGAAGGTCCAGCGAAGCGGTGTGCAGCAGCAGACGGTGTACCTCGACTACTCACAAGACCGTCTCGCCGCCTACGGTCTCAAGCCCTCCAACCTGCAGGACGTGATGGGCGCGGCCAACATCACCATGTCTGGCGGGCAGATGCAGGTCGACAATGCACAGGTCACCGTGTATCCCTCGGGCCAGTTCAAGACCCCGGACGACATCGCCAACCTCGTTGTCGGTCTCACCAACGGGGGCGTGCCCGTCTACCTGCACGACGTGGCCACCGTGGTGCCCGCCTACCTCGACCCCCCCCAGTTCGTCACCTACCTGACACGCAAGAACGACAAGGGCGACTGGCAGCGTCTGCGCGCCATCACCCTGGCCGTGCAGATGAAGTCAGGACGCAAGATCAACGACTTCGGCCCCATCATCGACAGGATCATGGCCAAGGCGCTCAAGACCCTGCCCTCCGACCTCATCGTCGACAAGACCTCGAACCAGCCCCAGCAGGTCGAGCAGAAGGTCGACCTGCTCATGGTGAGCCTCGTGAAGGCCGTGATCCTGGTGGTCATCGTCTCGGCCATCGGGTTCTGGGACCTGCGCTCGGCGCTGCTGATGGCCCTCTCGGTACCCATCACCCTGTCGATGACGTTCGGCATGATGTACTTCCTCGGCATCGATCTGCAGCAGGTCTCCATCGCCACCCTCATCATTGCCCTGGGGCTGCTCGTCGACGATCCGGTGGTAGCCGGTGACGCCATCAAGGCCCACATGGGCATGGGGCTCGACAAGAAGGTCGCCGCGTGGCTCGGGCCAACGAAGCTGGCCACCGCCACAACCTTTGCCACCATCACCAACATCGTGGCCTACCTGCCGTTCCTCGGCATCACCGGTGACACGGGGGTCTACCTCTACAGCCTTCCCGTGGTCATGACATGCTCGCTGGTGGCGTCTCGCGTGGCCTCGATGACCTTCGTGCCCTTCCTCGGCTACATCATGCTGCGCCCCGTGCCAGAGCCCCCGGTCGAGGAGATGCGCAAGCAGCCTTTCTACGCCGCCTACATCAAGGTGGTGACCTGGGCCATCCACCATCGGGTGAAGATGACCATCGGGGGCCTGGTCTTCCTGGTCTCCGGGATCTTCGTGCTGAGCAAGCTGCCCACGCAGTTCTTCCCGTACGATCTCAACCCGCTCTTCTACATCGACGTCTGGACACCCGAGAACGCGTCGCTGGCCGTGACCAACACCGCCGCCAGGCGAGCTGAGAAGATGGTCATGGAGACCGCCGCCGAGTTCACCAAGGAGCACAAGCTGAAGGAAGACCTGTTGCACTCGGTGGCCACCTATGTGGGGGGCGGCAGCCCTCGGTTCTGGTCGTCGCTGTCTCCGCAGCAGGCACAGCTCAACTACGCCCAGGTGACGGTGCAGCTCACCGATCAAGAGCTCACCACGCGCTTCGTGAACACGCTGCAGCAGAAGATGGCGCACATCGATCCCGGCGTGACCTATGACGTGCGCCAGCTGCAGGTGGGCAAGCCCGTCGACATGCCGATCCAGATCCGCATCCTGGGCGAAGACATCGAAACGCTGCGCAAGCTCACCGCGCAGTGCAAGGCCATGCTGCGTGCGCAGCCCCTCGCCACGCGCATCCGTGACGACTGGGGGGTCGACAGCTTCAGCGTCACCCTCGACACCGATGCCACTCGCGCCAACATGTCGGGCTTCACGAACTACGACGTGGCCACCTCGTCGTACGCCGGCCTCACCGGATCGAGCGTGGGCGCCATGCGCGTCGACCGCAACGTCATTCCCATCAACACGCGTCTCGTGCTCGACGAGCGCTCACAGCTCTCCGACATCGATCGGCTCTACATCAGCGCCCACGAAGGCACCCAGAAGGTGCCGGTGGCGCAGCTCTCTCAGGTGGGCTACAAGATGCAGACCAGTCGCATCCAGCGGCGGTGGCAGCAGCGCTGCGTGACCGTGGGCGCCTTCCCCGTCCCCGGACATCTGTCGTCTGAGGTGATGAAGGCCATCAAGCCCGAGCTCGACAAGTTCATCGCCACCCTGCCCACCGGCTGCTGGGTCTACATCGATGGCGAGAAGCGCAATCAAGACGACGGCTTCAAGAACCTGGTGGGCGTGATGATGGTGTCGATCTTGATGATCTACCTGGCCCTGGTGGCCCAGTTCAAGAACGCCTTCAAGCCGTTCATCGTCGCCGCCGCCGTGCCGTTCGGCATGGTGGGCGCGGTCTTCGGTCTCGCCATCATGCGCACCCCCTTCGGTTTCATGGCCTTCCTCGGAATCATCAGTCTCATGGGCGTCATCGTGAGCCACATCATCGTGCTCTTCGACTTCATCGAGGAAGCCCACGCAAAGGGCGACGACTTCGAGCAGTCGCTCCTCGACGCCGGCATCATGCGCCTGCGCCCGGTCATGATCACGGTGGGCGCCACCATCACCGCCCTGTTCCCCCTCGGGGCGTGGCCACGTTCATCACCCTGCTGCTGGTGCCGGTCATCTACACCATCTTCGTGA
- a CDS encoding YkgJ family cysteine cluster protein — protein MTLIFPESHRYDCGSCTKCCRTVWNVHVSPKAYDQIVGTPLFERMKAEHGRDPVYMDEVSGEKSALALVNKGGCIFLGPDRLCNVHREIGVGAKPLGCREFPFLPVPTPDGVYVGLSFYCSAVQANHGRPVEAHAAEIEGMLNEYRYERVGFDPIALDRDRHISWNAYKALEAFATARLEGSVGDAAWDVACVVARARRALPAAQTSPAGGEASPFVVDDAHWQALLDQHAPVPKDDVLLHVERMFVEGVVGVLESDSPEACKANTEAIFRRGRLTSATLGGEIDLAHLDDFRTRFDASWSHAEIRRYLNQLVFRKFLALKRPLASNAAAFHLAWPLLGWYRDLSAYHAGRLAPDMNDLRTAFDVVERGFIMHARNMDPFFDQLADALSKLI, from the coding sequence ATGACCCTCATCTTCCCCGAGAGCCACCGCTATGACTGCGGCTCGTGCACCAAGTGCTGCCGCACTGTGTGGAACGTGCACGTGTCGCCGAAGGCCTACGATCAGATCGTGGGAACCCCCCTGTTCGAGCGCATGAAAGCCGAGCACGGGCGCGACCCCGTCTACATGGACGAGGTGAGCGGAGAGAAGAGCGCCCTGGCCCTGGTGAACAAGGGCGGCTGCATCTTCCTCGGCCCGGATCGGCTGTGCAACGTGCATCGCGAGATCGGCGTGGGCGCCAAGCCACTCGGATGCCGTGAGTTCCCGTTCCTGCCGGTGCCCACGCCGGACGGCGTCTACGTGGGCCTCTCGTTCTACTGCAGCGCGGTCCAGGCCAACCACGGGCGACCGGTGGAAGCGCACGCCGCCGAGATCGAGGGCATGCTGAACGAGTACCGCTACGAGCGGGTGGGCTTCGACCCCATCGCCCTCGACCGCGATCGCCACATCTCGTGGAACGCCTACAAGGCCCTCGAAGCGTTCGCAACGGCGCGCCTCGAGGGGTCGGTGGGCGACGCCGCGTGGGACGTGGCCTGCGTGGTGGCGCGCGCGCGTCGGGCCCTCCCCGCGGCGCAGACGTCGCCTGCGGGCGGAGAAGCCTCGCCCTTCGTGGTGGACGACGCGCACTGGCAGGCGCTGCTCGACCAGCACGCGCCCGTGCCAAAAGACGATGTGCTGCTGCACGTCGAGCGCATGTTCGTCGAAGGGGTGGTGGGGGTGCTCGAATCCGACTCGCCCGAGGCCTGCAAGGCCAACACCGAAGCCATCTTCCGACGTGGCCGCCTCACCAGCGCGACGCTGGGGGGCGAGATCGATCTTGCACACCTCGATGACTTCCGCACCCGTTTCGACGCGTCGTGGTCGCACGCCGAGATCAGGCGCTACCTCAACCAGCTGGTCTTTCGCAAGTTCCTTGCGCTGAAGCGCCCCCTCGCGAGCAACGCCGCCGCATTCCATCTCGCGTGGCCCCTGCTGGGCTGGTACCGAGACCTCTCGGCCTACCACGCCGGGCGACTGGCGCCTGACATGAACGACCTGCGCACCGCCTTCGACGTGGTCGAGCGCGGATTCATCATGCACGCCCGCAACATGGACCCGTTCTTCGACCAGCTGGCCGACGCGCTGTCGAAGCTCATCTGA